TGAGACAACTCCGGAGATATGGAGATCGCCGACCAAGCCTCACAAACACATATccaaaattgtttttgtttaatttggcGAACGTCAGGAGAAATGATATGGTGGCCGGCAGTATGCACAGAAGACAGACCACAGCTATGATATAACACATCTTTACGACTGCATTATTTCTCTGCTGTCGCCGTTCGCGTTTTTCTGACAGAAATGCACCATGATTGACATTTGTCGACATCCTGTTGTAAAATACAGAATTGCATCCTCGCTTGTCTTCAGAAATAAGTCCCCCATTTCGAATGCTATATTGACGAAGAGTTGAAGCATCCAAATTAGAGTCCATCGTTGTGAGAAGTCTTTTTGTGGATTTACAACTACCAGTCAGGTCCTTTTTTGGTTTCCTCTTGATTTGATTTCGTGTGATGGTAGTTATTTCTTCAGTATATTTTTCGGTGGCATAGTAACATTGAGAATGATCGCTTTGGTCTTCTCGCTGTGTACTGGACATACCGTCACCATTTTCCTCCGAATGTTGAAATGCTTCCCCGGATATGTCACGAATTTCCACGTCTTCATATTCATCGTTCGTGTTTTTTGCCATAAACTCGTCAGTTTCGTAGGCATCTGGCCAGAAATCGTCTGGCATGGAGGCTATAGATGTAACAGCACCCTTTCTTTTCCTAGCGTTTACAATTTCGCGTCGATCTTTGCTGCCCTGACTGCCCGTAGCCATGCCACTATCGATATCCGACATGCTATATTTTCTGTCGCTGTTCTGCAATTGCGTAATATCAAACTGGTATTCCACACAATCCGAATTCCTTGTATGAAACACACTTCGAGGATGGGTTTCAGACACAAAGTTGCTTTCGTCTGAACAAGTTGAAGACGTTGGGGATGGAGAAGGGTGATACGAAGGGTCAGCTTTTATTTTTCGCAGATCTGCTTTGGAAAACGTTTCTTTTCGCGAAACTCGTTTTGAAATTCTTCGCCGTATGGATGCGGGAATTAAGAATTTGTTGTTTCGTTGACGAAGATACTTCCCTAGTTGAAAATAAACACCAACAACAGCTGTGGACGCGACATAAAGCACACACACAAAGAAGTATATGACGATCTTTGGAACCACTGAGTCTTTGTAGGAATTATCAATGCCACACTTCTGCAGGGTGACGTTATATGACACTAACTCTATCTCCTCCATCCCCATCATCACTGGGACGGGCGTGAGAGCAAGAGCCAGAACCAGGACAAGGATACCGCAGAGTAGTCTCCCTTCACGGTACCGGATTTGGCGATAGGTTGGTTTACACACCTTTCGGTACCGGTCAATAGCGATGACCAATGTCACGGCCACAGCTGAAAATATCACAACTTGTTCCAGATAATGCTTCATTTTACACCCAGCCGTGTTGTAGACGGAGTACGGATGCATGAAATACGTGACGTCCATAGGCATAACCGTGATACAATTCAGAAGGTCAAGGACAGCCAACCAAACGATACAACCTTTGAACGTCGTCTTCGTCTTCAGACGACACGTGTAAACTAAAACGACATGAAAGTTCCCAATCAATCCAAAGATACAGATCAGTGTAACTACAGTCACTAGTACTAAGTTCTGCTTGTCGTTTTGGCGGTCAAAAAACTCCAGCGAATATGTATAGTCCGCCATGGCCATCACCGGACGTTTCGTTAGGTATTTTTCGCTGAAGATTAATGTTGGAAAAAAGATATTTCTTCGTAGTAATCCAAGTATGTAAAAAGAATCTTCAAAACTACAGATTTAGTGTTTTAGCTTGAAGTAACTTGTTAACATAAACGTCGTCCAACTTTCGTGTTTCTCCGCCATAGTAAAGTGAGAAACGGAAGCGTGCGGTGGTTTACACTACACAGAAAGCGGGCCGCGGTCAAGGTACGGAAGCTGCGCTCCTCATTGTTTTCCGTAGGCGGCGATTAAAACAATACTGTATTATGCGACACTTAACTTAAGCGTATATATCTATGTAGTAATATAGATGATATGTACTCAAGTAGTCTATTGTCCTCGTGGAACCTTTCCCTATGgcctacatttgtatttgagTCATTCTTAGTGAAAATAAACGTAAGCGTATCTTCCTCACCTAGATAGCGGATATTTCCTCTGTAACTTTACAAATCGCACACCTGCTATAAGGAAATCATGGTGTATACTTAAGGCATAACAAAACCAATAAGGATTTCTATATATGGCTCAGGTAATATCTGTTGTCTCGGCCTCTTAGCAAATTGTTTAAAGAGTTTTACTAtttgactcatgtgaccttgaaagaaagTCAAGGTaatctatttgaacaaactaggtagccctcatcccagcatgtcatagGCTAGATTTCTAGGTCTCTTGATTAATggagagaagtcgtttaaagattttaacc
This genomic window from Argopecten irradians isolate NY chromosome 4, Ai_NY, whole genome shotgun sequence contains:
- the LOC138321535 gene encoding dopamine receptor 3-like; its protein translation is MAMADYTYSLEFFDRQNDKQNLVLVTVVTLICIFGLIGNFHVVLVYTCRLKTKTTFKGCIVWLAVLDLLNCITVMPMDVTYFMHPYSVYNTAGCKMKHYLEQVVIFSAVAVTLVIAIDRYRKVCKPTYRQIRYREGRLLCGILVLVLALALTPVPVMMGMEEIELVSYNVTLQKCGIDNSYKDSVVPKIVIYFFVCVLYVASTAVVGVYFQLGKYLRQRNNKFLIPASIRRRISKRVSRKETFSKADLRKIKADPSYHPSPSPTSSTCSDESNFVSETHPRSVFHTRNSDCVEYQFDITQLQNSDRKYSMSDIDSGMATGSQGSKDRREIVNARKRKGAVTSIASMPDDFWPDAYETDEFMAKNTNDEYEDVEIRDISGEAFQHSEENGDGMSSTQREDQSDHSQCYYATEKYTEEITTITRNQIKRKPKKDLTGSCKSTKRLLTTMDSNLDASTLRQYSIRNGGLISEDKRGCNSVFYNRMSTNVNHGAFLSEKRERRQQRNNAVVKMCYIIAVVCLLCILPATISFLLTFAKLNKNNFGYVFVRLGRRSPYLRSCLNPFIYGFLDTKFRGACLDLYAILAHKLCGVELRTERQLSHRSTYRTHFTLNNMVHVAR